From one Halothece sp. PCC 7418 genomic stretch:
- a CDS encoding TIGR02450 family Trp-rich protein — protein MTKKQKFPHLVGSKWTAQKKTWGWRHFEVVNRKNQGKWVFAEMVASCDANVRFWINAQQLKDRDLWKPGWTPLQDL, from the coding sequence ATGACAAAAAAACAGAAATTTCCTCATCTTGTTGGCTCAAAATGGACAGCGCAGAAAAAAACCTGGGGCTGGCGACATTTTGAAGTCGTTAATCGTAAAAATCAAGGAAAGTGGGTTTTTGCAGAAATGGTCGCCTCTTGTGATGCCAATGTGCGTTTTTGGATTAATGCTCAGCAACTCAAAGATCGAGATTTGTGGAAACCGGGTTGGACTCCCCTGCAAGACTTATGA
- a CDS encoding YaaW family protein, whose amino-acid sequence MDELRTALELTTEEELQQIVEILFCRRFNPLDYLGTPEPAEILSKEHSACLDAIEHRFRFLAADGFTVLRQRSQDLSYRQILIRVCSYLKLSFSRELSTTDLEAEIFLNLMSRAWKELPDSEKASITAKVQNSLAEAKSPAPLPPQIQNNPMSFLLKGGSVVAVSSVLRPWLLQQIARQFAFHFAQYQVAKSAVIRGGTAAAAQLQGQIALKSAQQGMALSAARYGAVRTVFSFLGPILWGCLAADLGWKTIATNYGRIIPTVFALAQIRLLREDDADWQLA is encoded by the coding sequence TTGGATGAATTGAGAACTGCTTTGGAACTAACCACAGAAGAGGAACTACAGCAGATTGTTGAAATTTTATTTTGTCGCCGATTTAATCCCCTTGATTATTTGGGCACGCCTGAACCCGCAGAAATTCTGAGTAAGGAACATTCCGCTTGCTTAGACGCGATCGAGCATCGCTTTCGGTTTCTGGCTGCAGATGGCTTTACGGTATTACGTCAACGTAGCCAAGACTTAAGCTATCGGCAAATTTTAATTCGGGTTTGCAGCTACTTAAAATTGTCTTTTTCCCGTGAACTTTCAACCACCGATCTCGAAGCAGAAATTTTCCTCAACTTAATGAGTCGGGCTTGGAAAGAACTTCCCGACTCAGAAAAAGCCTCAATCACGGCAAAAGTGCAAAATTCTCTCGCTGAAGCAAAATCCCCTGCACCGCTTCCCCCCCAGATTCAAAATAATCCGATGAGTTTTCTTCTCAAAGGAGGAAGTGTGGTCGCCGTCAGTTCGGTGTTGCGCCCGTGGTTACTGCAACAAATCGCCCGTCAGTTTGCTTTCCATTTTGCTCAGTATCAAGTGGCAAAAAGTGCGGTGATTCGTGGGGGAACTGCTGCTGCTGCACAACTGCAAGGTCAAATTGCCCTCAAAAGTGCTCAACAGGGTATGGCGTTGAGTGCAGCCCGTTATGGCGCAGTGCGAACTGTCTTTTCTTTTCTGGGGCCGATTTTATGGGGCTGTTTAGCGGCGGATCTGGGGTGGAAAACGATCGCGACTAATTATGGACGGATTATTCCCACGGTGTTTGCTTTAGCCCAAATTCGACTCCTCCGTGAAGATGACGCAGACTGGCAATTAGCATAA
- the psb35 gene encoding photosystem II assembly protein Psb35, which yields MTILMQAEAAAEASNGLPISFTAVYIIGFIAAVTIGSIAWYNSKRPAGWEGQERPDWVPEVDTKQEEESENK from the coding sequence ATGACTATTTTAATGCAAGCCGAGGCAGCAGCAGAAGCAAGTAATGGTCTTCCCATTTCTTTCACCGCTGTTTATATTATTGGGTTTATTGCTGCGGTGACCATTGGTTCTATTGCTTGGTATAACTCGAAACGCCCCGCAGGTTGGGAAGGACAAGAGCGTCCAGACTGGGTGCCAGAAGTCGATACCAAACAAGAAGAAGAATCGGAGAATAAGTAA
- a CDS encoding MoaD/ThiS family protein has translation MSTQITITVKLFAAYQEAYGVEEIEQQFPSATPVYAVLDRILEEQPQLEQWREVTRFGVNLNFVPPETPLNDGDEVVLIPPVSGG, from the coding sequence ATGTCAACGCAAATTACAATTACTGTCAAACTTTTTGCTGCCTATCAAGAGGCTTATGGAGTCGAAGAAATTGAGCAACAATTTCCCTCAGCAACTCCAGTTTACGCTGTGTTAGATCGCATTTTAGAGGAACAACCGCAACTCGAACAATGGCGAGAGGTAACTCGTTTTGGAGTGAATCTTAATTTTGTTCCCCCAGAAACCCCTTTAAATGATGGCGATGAAGTGGTTTTAATTCCTCCAGTGAGTGGCGGTTGA
- a CDS encoding alpha/beta fold hydrolase: MKNWWENTFPEGQKKLPVYNSQGEVHHLAYGERGEGPPIIFLHGIGSWSYSWRRLIPILAQHYRVIAFDATGHGFSDKPFQWKITQLQQELPQVISALCDEPATVIAQSLGGLVTLASVIDYPQYFERLVLVNAAIFPEALPSASMRFLSKIPLAVVREFDQSRLVKPLAPLVREAVRFARREVVTTPAMSRYEDVYALTYPFIENPGAIAHFTQTLQQAAQEIECLERQQPNLISYVQENLAEILCPTLILWGDRDRWFPLEHGKILQQKMSNSRLEILENCGHDAIACASEQIEQQVMQFLQEQVTPPASLAT; this comes from the coding sequence ATGAAAAATTGGTGGGAAAATACATTTCCAGAGGGGCAAAAAAAGTTACCTGTGTATAATTCTCAAGGTGAAGTTCATCACCTTGCTTATGGCGAAAGAGGTGAGGGACCGCCGATTATTTTTTTACATGGGATTGGGAGTTGGAGTTATAGTTGGCGACGACTGATTCCGATTTTAGCTCAACACTATCGAGTCATTGCTTTTGATGCGACAGGACATGGCTTTTCGGATAAGCCTTTTCAGTGGAAAATTACCCAATTACAGCAAGAGTTACCGCAAGTGATTTCCGCGTTATGTGATGAACCCGCGACGGTGATTGCTCAATCTTTAGGGGGCTTGGTTACGTTAGCCTCAGTGATCGACTATCCCCAATATTTTGAGCGATTGGTGTTAGTTAATGCTGCGATTTTCCCTGAAGCCTTACCGAGTGCGAGTATGCGTTTTCTGTCAAAAATTCCTTTAGCGGTGGTGAGAGAGTTTGATCAGTCTCGTTTAGTTAAACCTTTAGCCCCTTTGGTGCGGGAAGCGGTGCGGTTTGCGCGGAGAGAGGTGGTTACGACACCCGCCATGAGTCGCTATGAGGATGTGTATGCGTTGACATATCCGTTTATTGAAAATCCAGGCGCGATCGCGCACTTTACCCAAACCTTACAACAAGCTGCTCAAGAAATTGAATGCTTAGAACGCCAACAACCGAATTTAATTAGTTATGTCCAAGAGAATCTAGCAGAAATTCTTTGTCCAACCCTGATTTTATGGGGCGATCGCGATCGTTGGTTTCCCCTCGAACATGGCAAAATCTTACAGCAAAAAATGTCTAATTCCCGTTTAGAAATTCTTGAAAATTGCGGACATGACGCGATCGCCTGTGCATCAGAACAAATTGAACAACAAGTAATGCAGTTTTTACAAGAGCAAGTAACTCCCCCTGCAAGTCTTGCAACTTAA
- the miaB gene encoding tRNA (N6-isopentenyl adenosine(37)-C2)-methylthiotransferase MiaB — translation MTSITSRRYHITTFGCQMNKADSERMAGILDAMGYQAEDDPYLADVVVYNTCTIRDNAEQKVYSYLGRQAKRKQKSADVTLIVAGCVAQQEGEKLLRRVPELDLVMGPQHANRLGDLLEQVQEGNQIVATEPIYIMEDITKPRRDSDITAWVNVIYGCNERCSYCVVPNVRGVEQSRTPEAIREEMEILAEQGYQEVTLLGQNIDAYGRDLPGSTPEGRHKHTFTDLLYYVHDVPGIERIRFATSHPRYFTERLIRACAELPKVCEHFHIPFQSGDNEVLKAMSRGYTHEKYRRIVDKIRHYLPDAAISADAIVGFPGETEEQFQNTLRLVEDVEFDQLNTAAYSPRPGTPSAKWENQLSDEVKSDRLQRLNHLVSTKAAARSRRYLDRTEEVLVEGQNPKDPSQVMGRTRTNRLTFFAGDINQLRGKQVPVKITEVRAFSLTGEMV, via the coding sequence ATGACTTCAATTACTTCTCGTCGTTATCACATTACTACCTTTGGCTGTCAGATGAATAAAGCTGACTCGGAACGGATGGCGGGTATTTTGGACGCGATGGGCTATCAAGCAGAAGATGATCCTTATCTGGCTGATGTTGTAGTTTACAATACCTGCACAATTCGGGATAATGCAGAACAAAAAGTTTATTCTTATCTGGGACGACAAGCAAAACGGAAACAAAAGAGTGCTGATGTCACGTTGATTGTTGCTGGCTGTGTCGCACAACAAGAAGGGGAAAAGTTATTACGGCGTGTTCCCGAATTAGATTTAGTGATGGGTCCGCAGCACGCCAACCGCCTTGGGGATCTCTTGGAACAAGTACAAGAAGGAAATCAAATTGTTGCCACAGAACCCATTTACATTATGGAAGATATCACTAAACCGCGACGAGATAGTGATATTACGGCGTGGGTGAATGTTATTTATGGGTGTAATGAGCGTTGCAGTTATTGTGTTGTTCCCAATGTGCGGGGGGTAGAACAATCCCGAACTCCCGAAGCGATTCGGGAAGAAATGGAAATCCTCGCCGAACAAGGCTATCAAGAAGTCACGCTGTTAGGACAAAATATTGATGCTTATGGGCGTGATCTCCCTGGTTCGACTCCAGAAGGACGACATAAGCACACCTTTACGGATTTACTCTATTATGTCCATGATGTGCCTGGAATTGAACGGATTCGCTTTGCAACCAGTCATCCCCGCTACTTTACAGAACGTTTGATTCGCGCTTGTGCGGAGTTACCGAAGGTGTGCGAACATTTTCATATTCCGTTTCAGTCTGGGGATAATGAAGTCTTAAAAGCAATGTCTCGCGGTTATACTCATGAGAAATATCGGCGGATTGTGGATAAGATTCGTCACTATCTCCCTGATGCTGCGATTAGTGCAGATGCGATTGTCGGTTTTCCAGGAGAAACAGAAGAACAGTTTCAGAATACTTTGCGCTTGGTCGAAGATGTTGAGTTTGACCAGTTAAATACGGCTGCTTATTCTCCCCGTCCTGGAACTCCTTCTGCAAAATGGGAAAATCAACTCAGTGATGAGGTGAAAAGTGATCGCCTGCAACGGTTAAATCATCTGGTTTCAACGAAAGCTGCAGCGCGATCGCGCCGTTATTTGGATCGCACTGAAGAAGTCTTGGTGGAAGGACAAAATCCCAAAGACCCCTCGCAAGTGATGGGACGCACCCGCACCAACCGCTTAACCTTCTTTGCGGGTGACATTAATCAACTGCGGGGAAAACAAGTCCCTGTGAAAATTACAGAAGTACGCGCCTTTAGTTTGACGGGTGAAATGGTTTAA
- the scpB gene encoding SMC-Scp complex subunit ScpB, whose product MNEPRLATQIEAILYLKAQPLSLKEISEYAQRDRADVEDAILELMSDYAHRDSALEVVETPNGYSLQLRSTYQKLLHHLVPAELGVGALRTLAAIALKNPILQTELIDLRGSSAYQQVQELVELGLIQKRREGRSYWLEVTNTFYQYFEIDDLALLEKER is encoded by the coding sequence ATGAATGAGCCTCGTTTAGCTACTCAGATCGAAGCAATTTTATACTTAAAAGCACAACCCCTTTCTCTTAAAGAAATTAGCGAATATGCTCAGCGCGATCGCGCTGATGTTGAAGATGCTATCCTCGAATTAATGTCTGATTATGCCCATCGTGATAGTGCGTTAGAGGTGGTAGAAACGCCTAATGGGTATAGTTTGCAACTGCGATCTACTTATCAGAAACTCCTCCATCATTTAGTCCCAGCCGAATTAGGTGTTGGGGCGTTAAGAACCCTCGCCGCGATCGCGCTGAAAAATCCCATTTTACAAACAGAATTAATTGATTTACGAGGCAGCAGTGCCTATCAACAAGTGCAAGAATTAGTCGAATTAGGGTTAATTCAAAAACGCAGAGAAGGACGATCCTATTGGTTAGAGGTGACCAATACGTTTTATCAATATTTTGAAATTGATGATCTAGCGCTACTTGAAAAGGAAAGGTAA
- the groES gene encoding co-chaperone GroES has protein sequence MATVSLSVSTVKPLADRVFVKISPQEEKTAGGILLPDTAKEKPQVGEVVQVGPGKRNDDGSRTEPEVKVGDQVLYSKYAGTDIKLGQDDYVLLSEKDILAIVN, from the coding sequence ATGGCAACTGTATCCCTTAGTGTATCCACTGTCAAACCCCTTGCAGACCGCGTTTTTGTCAAGATTAGTCCCCAGGAAGAAAAAACCGCAGGCGGAATCCTTCTCCCTGATACGGCAAAAGAAAAACCCCAGGTGGGAGAAGTCGTTCAAGTCGGTCCTGGCAAACGCAATGATGACGGAAGCCGTACTGAACCAGAAGTGAAAGTTGGCGATCAAGTTCTCTACTCCAAATACGCGGGAACTGATATCAAACTTGGTCAAGATGACTATGTTCTTCTTTCTGAAAAAGACATTCTTGCCATTGTTAACTAA
- the groL gene encoding chaperonin GroEL (60 kDa chaperone family; promotes refolding of misfolded polypeptides especially under stressful conditions; forms two stacked rings of heptamers to form a barrel-shaped 14mer; ends can be capped by GroES; misfolded proteins enter the barrel where they are refolded when GroES binds): MAKSIIYNEQARRALERGIDLLAESVAVTLGPKGRNVVLEKKFGAPQIINDGVTIAKEIELEDHIENTGVSLIRQAASKTNDAAGDGTTTSIILAHALVKEGLRNVAAGANAISLKRGIDKAVAFLVEKIKEHSTDISDPKAIAQVGTISAGNDPEVGDMIAQAMEKVGKEGVISLEEGKSMTTELEITEGMRFDKGYISPYFATDTERMEAVLDDPYILLTDKKITVVQDIVPVLEQVSRSGKPLLIIAEDIEKEALATLVVNRLRGVLNVAAVKAPGFGDRRKQMLEDIAVLTGGRVITEDAGLKLENATQDMLGTARRVTITKDNTTVVAEGNEEAVKTRCDQIRRQIEETESSYDKEKLQERLGKLSGGVAVIKVGAATETEMKDRKLRLEDAINATKAAVEEGIVPGGGTTLAHLAPDLEKWANENLTGEALTGAMIVMRSLTAPLKRIAENAGANGAVIAERVKEKDFNVGYNAAEDTFTDLLEAGIVDPAKVTRSALQNAASIASMVLTTECIVADKPEKEKAGAGAGADDFDY; encoded by the coding sequence ATGGCTAAATCGATCATTTATAACGAGCAAGCCCGTCGCGCTTTGGAACGCGGTATTGACCTCCTCGCTGAATCGGTTGCGGTTACTCTCGGACCGAAAGGACGCAACGTTGTTCTGGAAAAGAAATTTGGCGCACCTCAAATCATTAACGACGGTGTTACCATTGCCAAAGAAATTGAACTCGAAGATCACATCGAAAATACTGGTGTTTCTTTAATCCGCCAAGCTGCTTCTAAAACCAATGATGCAGCAGGGGATGGAACAACCACTTCCATTATCCTCGCTCATGCGTTAGTTAAAGAAGGCTTGAGAAACGTTGCTGCTGGGGCAAACGCAATTTCCCTAAAACGTGGAATTGACAAAGCAGTTGCTTTCTTGGTGGAAAAAATCAAAGAACACTCCACTGATATTAGCGACCCGAAAGCGATCGCGCAAGTAGGAACGATTTCTGCGGGTAACGATCCTGAAGTCGGTGATATGATTGCCCAAGCAATGGAAAAAGTGGGCAAAGAAGGAGTCATCTCCCTTGAAGAAGGGAAATCCATGACCACTGAATTAGAAATCACCGAAGGGATGCGCTTTGATAAGGGCTATATCTCCCCTTACTTTGCCACTGATACTGAGCGCATGGAAGCGGTACTAGATGATCCTTACATCCTGCTCACCGATAAGAAAATTACTGTGGTTCAAGACATTGTTCCCGTTTTAGAACAAGTGTCTCGTTCTGGTAAACCCTTACTCATCATCGCAGAAGATATCGAGAAAGAAGCCCTTGCGACGCTGGTGGTAAACCGTCTTCGTGGTGTCTTAAATGTTGCTGCGGTGAAAGCACCTGGATTCGGCGATCGTCGTAAACAAATGTTAGAAGACATTGCCGTGTTAACAGGCGGTCGTGTCATCACTGAAGATGCAGGCTTGAAACTGGAAAACGCAACCCAAGATATGCTGGGAACGGCGCGTCGCGTTACCATCACCAAAGACAACACCACTGTTGTTGCGGAAGGGAATGAAGAAGCGGTTAAAACCCGTTGTGATCAGATTCGTCGTCAAATCGAAGAAACTGAATCCAGCTACGACAAAGAAAAACTGCAAGAGCGTCTCGGTAAGCTCTCTGGCGGTGTTGCTGTGATTAAAGTCGGTGCTGCAACGGAAACGGAAATGAAAGACCGTAAACTCCGTTTAGAGGACGCAATCAACGCCACTAAAGCTGCAGTGGAAGAAGGGATTGTTCCTGGTGGTGGGACAACCTTAGCGCACCTTGCTCCAGACTTAGAAAAATGGGCAAATGAGAATCTCACGGGTGAAGCCCTCACGGGCGCAATGATTGTCATGCGTTCCTTAACTGCACCGCTAAAACGGATTGCTGAAAATGCGGGTGCTAATGGGGCTGTCATTGCTGAGCGCGTGAAAGAAAAAGACTTTAACGTTGGTTATAATGCTGCGGAAGATACTTTCACCGACTTATTAGAAGCGGGAATCGTTGACCCTGCTAAAGTAACCCGTTCTGCACTACAAAATGCAGCTTCTATTGCATCGATGGTCTTAACCACTGAGTGCATTGTTGCGGATAAACCTGAGAAAGAAAAAGCAGGTGCTGGCGCAGGCGCGGATGACTTTGATTACTAA
- a CDS encoding ammonium transporter, giving the protein MMSHAKQKKKETVSGQYSLWNSPLLQPLRIIARSFSPYWFACIPLVALILIVTQSAAQAQHAFDLETVDMSDPAVIKGILDTVFVFVCAVLVIFMNAGFGMLETGFCRQKNAVNILSKNLIVFGIAVIGYWALGFAFMYGSGSAFMGFAGFFLSSSDPATYGLDPFPAGLPISVSFLFQVAFAATAATIVSGAVAERIKFVDFLIFSFLLTAISYPISGHWVWGGGLLSSIPFLGGAGFHDFAGSTVVHSVGGWAALMGAAFVGPRTGKYREDGSSSAIPGHNMSLATLGCLILWIGWYGFNPGSELAATPNITYIAMTTTLAAAAGGIASTFTSWFKDGYPDLSMIVNGILAGLVGITAGCDAIPYPFAVLTGAIAGIIVVFAVSFFDSIKIDDPVGAISVHLVCGVWGTIAVALFGGANFVAQILGILTIGGFTVLSSSIVWGILKATLGVRVSMEEEVQGLDIGEHAMEAYSGFVKEADVLSGGRSMSMSQGGEVPRSSES; this is encoded by the coding sequence ATGATGTCTCACGCTAAACAAAAAAAGAAGGAAACTGTTTCTGGGCAGTATTCCCTTTGGAACTCACCTTTATTACAACCCTTACGCATAATTGCTCGTTCTTTCTCTCCCTATTGGTTCGCTTGCATTCCTCTCGTTGCGCTAATTTTGATTGTTACCCAAAGTGCAGCACAAGCCCAACACGCCTTTGATCTCGAAACGGTCGATATGAGTGACCCCGCAGTGATCAAAGGAATCCTCGATACCGTCTTTGTCTTCGTTTGTGCGGTGCTTGTCATTTTCATGAATGCGGGCTTTGGAATGCTCGAAACAGGCTTCTGTCGCCAGAAAAACGCCGTTAATATTCTCTCCAAAAACTTAATTGTCTTTGGGATTGCGGTGATTGGATACTGGGCATTGGGTTTTGCGTTTATGTATGGCTCTGGTAGTGCGTTTATGGGCTTTGCGGGCTTTTTCCTCTCCAGTAGTGACCCCGCAACCTATGGCTTAGATCCATTCCCTGCTGGCTTACCGATTTCTGTGTCTTTCTTGTTCCAAGTTGCTTTTGCTGCGACTGCAGCCACCATTGTTTCTGGGGCGGTTGCAGAACGGATTAAGTTTGTGGATTTCTTAATCTTCTCTTTCTTATTAACTGCCATTTCCTACCCCATTAGCGGACACTGGGTTTGGGGGGGTGGTTTACTCTCTTCCATTCCTTTCTTAGGCGGGGCTGGTTTCCATGACTTCGCTGGTTCTACTGTGGTTCACTCTGTTGGCGGTTGGGCTGCGTTGATGGGGGCTGCTTTTGTCGGTCCGCGCACAGGTAAATATCGCGAAGACGGTAGCAGTAGCGCGATTCCAGGTCATAATATGAGTCTTGCCACTCTCGGCTGCTTAATTCTCTGGATTGGCTGGTATGGCTTTAACCCTGGGTCAGAATTAGCAGCAACCCCCAATATCACTTATATTGCCATGACGACCACTCTCGCAGCAGCAGCAGGGGGCATTGCTTCGACCTTTACCTCTTGGTTTAAGGATGGTTATCCCGATTTATCCATGATTGTTAATGGCATTCTTGCTGGTTTAGTCGGGATTACAGCAGGCTGTGATGCGATTCCTTATCCGTTTGCTGTTCTCACTGGCGCGATCGCGGGAATTATTGTTGTTTTCGCTGTGTCTTTCTTTGATAGCATCAAAATTGATGACCCTGTTGGTGCAATCTCTGTTCACCTTGTCTGTGGTGTTTGGGGAACAATCGCCGTTGCTCTATTCGGAGGAGCAAACTTTGTCGCTCAAATCCTGGGTATTCTCACCATTGGTGGCTTTACAGTTCTCTCTAGTAGTATTGTTTGGGGAATTTTAAAAGCAACCCTTGGCGTTCGGGTTTCCATGGAAGAAGAAGTGCAAGGTCTCGATATTGGCGAACACGCGATGGAAGCCTACAGTGGCTTTGTCAAAGAAGCTGATGTTTTAAGTGGTGGTCGCAGTATGTCCATGAGTCAAGGCGGAGAAGTGCCTCGCAGTTCTGAATCGTAA
- a CDS encoding response regulator transcription factor: protein MKDNPVDNETKKLLLVDDDPNLILLVQDYLEFQGYQVTTADNGRDALEILEHEVPDLIICDIMMPEMDGYELVKQVRQDSRISWIPVLFLSAKGQTTDRVKGLNTGADVYLVKPFEPEELVAQVESSLKQAQRLIDKSGGSVDGAQQGEKIHVPADVTLTRTETKVVQFVAQGLANREIAEKLNVSQRTVESHVSNMLNKTRLHNRTELARWAIQNRLAH, encoded by the coding sequence ATGAAAGATAACCCAGTCGATAACGAAACCAAAAAATTACTTCTCGTTGATGATGATCCCAATTTGATCCTATTAGTACAAGACTATTTGGAATTTCAAGGGTATCAAGTCACAACTGCTGATAACGGACGAGATGCACTGGAAATCTTAGAACATGAAGTTCCAGATCTCATTATTTGCGATATTATGATGCCAGAAATGGATGGCTATGAATTGGTGAAGCAGGTTCGCCAAGATAGCCGAATTAGTTGGATTCCCGTTCTGTTTTTATCTGCTAAAGGACAAACGACGGATCGCGTCAAAGGCTTAAATACTGGGGCTGATGTTTATTTGGTGAAACCTTTTGAACCAGAAGAGTTAGTCGCTCAGGTGGAATCTTCCCTCAAGCAAGCCCAACGGTTGATCGATAAAAGTGGGGGTAGTGTTGATGGGGCGCAACAAGGTGAAAAAATCCATGTCCCTGCGGATGTGACGCTGACTCGGACGGAAACAAAAGTTGTCCAGTTTGTTGCTCAAGGATTAGCCAATCGCGAGATTGCGGAAAAACTCAATGTTAGTCAGCGCACGGTTGAGTCTCATGTTTCCAATATGTTGAATAAAACTCGTCTTCATAATCGGACAGAATTAGCTCGTTGGGCGATTCAAAACCGTCTAGCGCATTAG
- a CDS encoding ferredoxin — protein sequence MEETTAVNEPCPETLQATVERLGLQKIQRHLFLCADQTKPKCCSHEAGLESWNYLKRRLQELGLDDPSNDPSCLVFRTKANCLRVCCSGPILLVYPDGVWYHQVTPSAIERIIQEHLLNNQVVTDYLLVTHPLVGITENSESQDSNDR from the coding sequence ATGGAAGAAACAACCGCAGTGAATGAACCATGTCCAGAAACGCTACAAGCAACAGTGGAGCGTTTAGGATTACAGAAAATTCAACGACATCTTTTTTTATGTGCGGATCAAACGAAGCCAAAGTGCTGTTCTCATGAGGCGGGGTTAGAATCTTGGAACTATTTGAAGCGACGACTGCAAGAATTGGGACTGGATGACCCAAGCAATGATCCCTCTTGTTTGGTGTTTCGGACGAAAGCCAATTGTTTACGGGTGTGTTGCTCGGGTCCTATCTTGTTGGTGTATCCTGACGGGGTTTGGTATCATCAGGTGACTCCCAGCGCGATCGAGCGGATTATTCAAGAACATTTACTCAACAATCAAGTGGTTACAGATTATTTGTTAGTAACTCATCCTTTGGTAGGAATAACAGAAAATAGTGAATCACAAGATAGTAATGATAGGTGA
- a CDS encoding O-antigen ligase, producing MLFSQQYPRLWLWGQRFFFILPLQPTIGSLGLLAIALLAIQTAPRELLKRPFNWGLFALTAWLLLTATTAEYQTEAWLGLANFIPFFLIFVGFNLLIETPRQLRRLAELGVISAVMVAVIGIGQIALSWQTPEALQPLLGWVLDPRGNPSGRLASVFMYANIAGAYLLIMFTLALGLWVECYRFHRQQVWRWLGLTVSLILIAIALFLTSSRNAWAVGFLVTVVYVIYLCWYWLLAVAAVILTAILGAAFAPPPLNQGLRVMIPRSIWARLNDQMYRDRATETLRTTQWQFTWDLMQDRPFLGWGLRNFTPLYQDQMGIWLGHPHNFPLMLSAEIGIPGLLLLLGLIGSAIVRGSILVSIWSHLMPTPNSQEWKQNQLIFLSFIIAFCALSLFNLLDITLFDLRLNLLAWLLLAGINGVSHHYRHLQLGFKLMR from the coding sequence ATGCTCTTTTCGCAACAGTATCCCCGCTTGTGGTTGTGGGGACAGAGATTCTTTTTTATTTTGCCTCTCCAGCCCACGATCGGCTCTTTAGGGCTTCTCGCGATCGCGCTGCTTGCGATTCAAACCGCCCCCAGAGAACTCCTCAAACGTCCTTTTAATTGGGGGTTATTTGCCCTCACCGCTTGGCTTTTACTCACCGCAACAACCGCAGAATATCAAACCGAAGCCTGGTTAGGACTCGCGAATTTTATCCCTTTTTTTCTGATCTTTGTCGGATTCAATCTCCTAATCGAAACCCCCCGTCAGTTGCGACGATTAGCAGAATTAGGGGTGATCAGTGCTGTCATGGTCGCGGTCATCGGAATTGGACAAATTGCCTTGAGTTGGCAAACGCCAGAAGCCTTACAACCCCTTTTGGGCTGGGTTTTAGACCCGAGGGGAAATCCTTCAGGGCGGTTAGCATCGGTGTTTATGTATGCCAATATTGCGGGGGCTTACTTATTAATCATGTTTACGCTTGCTTTGGGATTGTGGGTGGAGTGCTATCGTTTCCATCGTCAACAGGTCTGGCGTTGGCTAGGATTAACTGTCAGTCTCATTTTAATCGCGATCGCGCTGTTTCTCACCAGTTCTCGCAATGCTTGGGCGGTTGGCTTTTTAGTCACCGTCGTTTATGTCATTTATCTCTGCTGGTACTGGTTATTAGCCGTAGCTGCTGTGATCTTAACTGCGATTCTTGGTGCTGCTTTTGCCCCGCCTCCTCTCAATCAAGGGTTGCGTGTGATGATTCCGCGTTCGATTTGGGCGCGTCTCAATGATCAAATGTACCGCGATCGCGCAACAGAAACGCTTCGCACCACCCAATGGCAATTTACATGGGATTTAATGCAAGATCGTCCTTTTCTCGGCTGGGGCTTACGGAACTTTACTCCGCTTTATCAAGACCAAATGGGCATTTGGCTGGGACATCCCCATAACTTCCCCCTGATGTTGAGTGCAGAAATTGGCATTCCTGGGCTGTTGTTGTTGTTGGGATTAATCGGCAGCGCGATCGTTCGAGGGAGTATTTTAGTCAGCATTTGGTCACATCTGATGCCAACTCCAAACTCTCAAGAATGGAAACAAAATCAACTTATTTTCTTGAGCTTTATCATTGCCTTTTGCGCCCTCAGCCTGTTTAATCTCCTTGATATCACCCTTTTTGACCTCCGTCTTAACCTTCTTGCTTGGCTATTGCTAGCTGGAATCAATGGCGTGAGTCATCATTACCGTCACTTACAATTAGGCTTCAAACTAATGCGCTAG